The region CCACTTCAGCCATTTGCGAAGAAGGAGTTATTGGATAAATGGCTGCCGCCTCGGTAAAAGCGTATGACACATATGCGGCAGCGGTATTACCGTCCATTGTTTTCATCCTGCGTTTTGACATATAATATAACACCCCTAATCTAAATTTATTATTATCTTTGGCGAATTGGAACAGATACTTTCCAACATGCCGCACTTCAATCTTTTTATTAATGGAATTACTAAAATCAAATATACTATTTTATTTTCGATAATCCACTATATACAATTCCATTAACATTACATTATTTCTACATTTTTGGAATAATTCCTCCTTTAATTTCCTTAAAATTGCTTATTTTTACTAATTTAGAGATATATAAACTGTATTTTTCTGTTAAATAGGTAATATTTTTATTTCATAAAGAATACATCTGAAAAAATAATGGAATTTATATTTTTATTTTTTAATGTTTTTTCTTTGTTTTATGGAATATGACTTAAGACTATATATAGGTAATTCTATACAGGGACGGCAGTTATAGTTACTACAATAACCGCAAGGATTTTGCCTCTTGTTCCAATTTACTTCTAAAATCAGGATGCGCGATGGCAATTAGCGCTTTAGCTCTTTCTTTGAGGGATTTTCCTCGTAGGTTGGCAATGCCGTATTCAGTCACTACATAATGCACATCATTACGCAACGTAGACACCACCGTGCCTGATTCAAAACAAGAAACAATTCTGGACACCTGTCCTTTGGCCGCAGTAGACGGAATAGCAATAATCGATTTCCCGCCAGCCGACCGGCCGGCCCCACGCACGAAGTCTACCTGTCCGCCAATACCGCTGAACTGTTTTGAGCCAACCATTTCCGCGTTCACTTGCCCCATCAAGTCCACCTGCAAGGCTGAATTGATAGAAATCATCGAATTATTCCGGCCGATAATATATGGATCATTAACATAATCCACCGGATACATCTCCACTGCCGGATTGTTGTCCACAAAGTCGTAAAGTTTTTTGGTCCCTATCAGGAAAGTAGCAATAAACTTGTTCGGATGAAGCGATTTTTTGCGGTTTGTAATCACGCCGGCATTTACCAGTTCAACTACCCCGTCGGAAAACATTTCCGAATGAATCCCCAAATCCTTTTTATCTTTTAAAAATAATAATACAGCGTCAGGAATAGCGCCGATACCAAGCTGCAAAGTGGCTCCGTCCGGCACCAACGTGGCAACATGTTCACCAATTGCCCGTTCTACCGGGCCAATCACGGGCGGTTTGATTTCAGGCAACGGTTGATCATATTCGACAATCCAGTCAATATCGGCAAGAGAGATGGTTGTCCCGCCAGTCCGCGGCATATGCGTATTTATCTGGGCGATAACTAACCGGGCCGTCCGGGCTGCGGATTCAATATAATCAACAGACACACCGAAACTGCATTCCCCGTTCTCATCCGGCGGTGACACCTGAATCATTGCAACATCCACAGGTAAATACCCGTCCTTGAACAGTCTGGGAACTTCATGAAAAAAACAGGGGGTAAAGTCTGCCCGCCCTTCCGCCACGGCTGCTCTGGTTGAAGCACTAAGAAAGTTCCCATTATACCGGAATGCTTTTTCCATACCTTTCTGGACATAAGGAGCTGACCCGATAGCCAACATATGCACGATTTCCACATTCTGAAGCTCGGTTGACCGTTCCATCAAAGCATTTACAAGATGTGCCGGCTCGCCTGCCGCCATCCCCAGCGCGATTCGATCATTGGAACAAACATGCCGTACCGCAGCCTGCGCCGAAACGATACGGTCTTGATATTTTAGTCGCCAATTCATCAAAAATCCCCATCCTGCTCTTAGTAATTCTCATCCTTGTTATTCTTGGATGTGAGCAATAGCTTTCGCAAGTTTTTTCTTGCCTTCGATATTTCCCTGCCGCGCTATCATTACCCGTTGTGCTTGCGGTGAGCCTGCGCCATGCATAGATTCTGTCCGGTAGCCAACCGCCGCAGTCCCTAGTGTAAGGTTTTCAATCAATCTCATGATCCTCATCCGGCTTTCGGCAGGTGCTTTGTCCGTTCCCCTGAAATACTTAGCCACAAACTTGCCGGCAACCGGATGCTCAAAGTCCTGCTGCGACGGCTGGGTAACCATCATCCCGCCTGCAATATCCTCGGCCAACCGGGCAATTTCATACGGAAACCGGGTTACATTCTGCTTGCAGACATTGGCTAGCAACAGATCAATCAGGTAAGTACCTGAAGCCGTACGATGCCCTTCTGCCGAACAGGCAATCCCGCAGGCATACAAGGTTTCATTTAAGTGAACCATTTCAATCAGCTTATCCTTAATGTGAGAGGCCTTGTCGGCGCCGTTGTATTCAGCAGCCAGAGCCGCCGCGCCAATCAGCACGTCACCAACGCCTGACTTGCAGCCACCATAACTTTGCCGGTGATAACCGGCAAACCGTTCCACCAGCATACCGGAAAACTCTGTCTCGCCGCACATTAAAACATTTTCCCAGGGGATAAAAAGATCATCAAAAACCATCAATACTTCCTGTCCGCCAAATTGGCTGTTTCCCAGATCAATATCGGCGCCCGGCTCCATTTTCCGGGTGTCGCAAGATTGGCGTCCATAAATATAGATAATACCCTCCGCATCTGCGGGAGCAACGAAGGATACCGCATAATCAGCATCTTCCGGTCCCATTGCAATGGTCGGCATTACCAAAACCCAGTGGGAATTGAGGGCGCCGGTCTGATGGCACTTGGCCCCCCGCACAACAATCCCGTCATCACGTTTTTCAACAACCCGCACAAAAAGATCAGGATCGTCCTGTTGATGCGGTGCTTTACTGCGGTCACCCTTGGGATCGGTCATCGCCCCGTCCACAGTCCAGTCTTCTTGCTGCATCTTCCTGAGAAAGCGGGTAAACCGCTCATGGTATTCGGTACCAAGCTTTTGGTCCATTTCAAAAGTCACACTGTCCACGGCATTAATGGCATCCATTCCCACACAGCGCTGAAAACAGGATGCGGTTTTCTGACCCAGCAGACGTTGCATCTTGACTTTTTTCACCAGGTCCTCTGTGTTCTGATGCAGATGGCAGAAACGATTAACTGTTTCACCGGTCAAATGGGAAACGGCTGTCATAAGTTGCTGATATTGCGGATCATGCGCCAAATCATACGTCATTTTTACCGAATTCACCGAAGGTCGAATCATGGGATGATCCACCGGGTTTTTGACTTCTTCCCCCATCAAATACACTTTAAAATTCATTTTCCGCAGACTCTCTTCATACTGGGCGCCGGTCATCATTGTCATCGTTTACTCCTCCTTCGCTTTCTACACTATGCCCCTTGTCTTTTCCGTATTTCTTCGGTCAATATGGGCATAATCTCCAAAACATCACCCACAATCCCATAATCGGCTATTTTGAAGATAGGTGCATCCGGGTCTTTGTTAATCGCAATGATTGTATCAGACGAACTCATACCCGCCAAATGCTGGATAGCACCGGAAATACCGCAGGCAATATAAATTTTGGGGCTTACCGTTTTACCTGTCTGTCCAACTTGGTGCAAGGACGGAATCCATTCGGAATCTACTAATGGTCGCGAAGCACCGACCACACCGCCTAATGCGTCAGCCAGCTCTTCTGCCAGCTTGAGATTTTCCCGTTTGCCAATACCCCGTCCGCAGGATACAATAATCTCAGCCTCTTCCAAATTACATGAACTACTGCATTGTTGCAGAATTTCAACAAATTTTGTACGAATAGCCTCGGCGGAAATTTCCGGACGTACACGCACAATTTTACCCGTGCGGGATGCATCCGGTTCGACCGGCTTGAATACCTTGCCCCGAACGGTGCCAATCTGCGGGCGATGATCCGGACAAAAGATAGTAGCCATAATATTGCCGCCAAACGCCGGACGAGTCCAGGCAACCAGTTTGGTTTCCGGATCAATCTGTAAATCTGTACAATCAGCACACAGACCTGTTCCCAGTCGACTGGCTATACGCGGCCCCAGTTCCCGGCCGTCGTTGGTGGCACCGAGCAACAGCACATTGGGCTTGTACGTATTGATCAAATGCGTAAATGACAACGTATAAGCATCGCCATTATAATGGGCATATTCCGGCCCCTCCACCAGATAAACCTTGTCCGCGCCTCTTTCGATGGCCTGGGCTGCCAGTGGTTCTACCTTGTCGCCGATAATGACCACAGCCAGTTCCTGCCCCAGTTCATCAGCCAATTTTCGACCAGGCGCCATCAGTTCCAGTCCCACACGGCGTAAATTGCCTTCATATTGTTCCAAGTACACCCAAACGCCTTTGTACTGACTGACATCCATTTTTTCACCCTGTACATTGTCCCCTGCCTCCTGGGCGATGGCTTCCGCCGGACACGAGCTGATACAGGCGCCGCATGCCGTACAACCGGCAGTAATGACAGCTTTTCCTCCGTTTGTTTCAATTGCCCCGAACGGGCAGGCGGATACACAGTTACCGCAGCCAATGCATTCTTCTTGTTGTATATAAACTGACATAACGTATTTACCTCCCTATATCAGTTTGGCATCGGATAACTTTCCGAGCAACTGATTGACTGCATCACGCGCCGTAGCGGCTTCGATCATTTCACCCTGGCTCCGCTGAGGCGGCGTGAAAATACGATGAACTTTTGTAGGCGATCCCGCCAGACCGATTACTGCAGGATCTACATCAATATCGCCTGCCGCCCATACGGGAATCTGGGTCTTATTAGCCTTCATCCGTCCCTTAATCGTAGACATACGCGGAACATTAATGGATTTAACAACAGTTACCAGAACAGGTAGTTTGGCTTCGATCACTTCGTAGCCTTCTTCATGTTCTCTTTGTAAAGTCACTACGTCGCCGTTTACTTCCATTTTCGCTACATAAGTAACCACGGCAATCCCCAATTGCTCGGCCAGTTCCGGACCGACCTGCGCGGTATCGCCGTCAATCGCCTGCTTGCCGCAAAGGATAAGATCCACGTCCCCAAGCTTGCGAATTGCGGCGGCAAGCGTGCAGGCAGTTGCCAGAGTATCGGCGCCCCCAAAGGCGCAATCACTGAGCAGGATGGCTTCA is a window of Sporomusaceae bacterium ACPt DNA encoding:
- the abfD_2 gene encoding 4-hydroxybutyryl-CoA dehydratase/vinylacetyl-CoA-Delta-isomerase, translated to MTMMTGAQYEESLRKMNFKVYLMGEEVKNPVDHPMIRPSVNSVKMTYDLAHDPQYQQLMTAVSHLTGETVNRFCHLHQNTEDLVKKVKMQRLLGQKTASCFQRCVGMDAINAVDSVTFEMDQKLGTEYHERFTRFLRKMQQEDWTVDGAMTDPKGDRSKAPHQQDDPDLFVRVVEKRDDGIVVRGAKCHQTGALNSHWVLVMPTIAMGPEDADYAVSFVAPADAEGIIYIYGRQSCDTRKMEPGADIDLGNSQFGGQEVLMVFDDLFIPWENVLMCGETEFSGMLVERFAGYHRQSYGGCKSGVGDVLIGAAALAAEYNGADKASHIKDKLIEMVHLNETLYACGIACSAEGHRTASGTYLIDLLLANVCKQNVTRFPYEIARLAEDIAGGMMVTQPSQQDFEHPVAGKFVAKYFRGTDKAPAESRMRIMRLIENLTLGTAAVGYRTESMHGAGSPQAQRVMIARQGNIEGKKKLAKAIAHIQE
- the carE_4 gene encoding Caffeyl-CoA reductase-Etf complex subunit CarE, with the protein product MSVYIQQEECIGCGNCVSACPFGAIETNGGKAVITAGCTACGACISSCPAEAIAQEAGDNVQGEKMDVSQYKGVWVYLEQYEGNLRRVGLELMAPGRKLADELGQELAVVIIGDKVEPLAAQAIERGADKVYLVEGPEYAHYNGDAYTLSFTHLINTYKPNVLLLGATNDGRELGPRIASRLGTGLCADCTDLQIDPETKLVAWTRPAFGGNIMATIFCPDHRPQIGTVRGKVFKPVEPDASRTGKIVRVRPEISAEAIRTKFVEILQQCSSSCNLEEAEIIVSCGRGIGKRENLKLAEELADALGGVVGASRPLVDSEWIPSLHQVGQTGKTVSPKIYIACGISGAIQHLAGMSSSDTIIAINKDPDAPIFKIADYGIVGDVLEIMPILTEEIRKRQGA
- the carD_5 gene encoding Caffeyl-CoA reductase-Etf complex subunit CarD; translation: MNIVVCVKQVPDTTEVRIDPETHTLIRQGVPGIVSPFDKNAMEEALRLREKHGGKVTVISMGPAQAVEAVRECLAMGADEAILLSDCAFGGADTLATACTLAAAIRKLGDVDLILCGKQAIDGDTAQVGPELAEQLGIAVVTYVAKMEVNGDVVTLQREHEEGYEVIEAKLPVLVTVVKSINVPRMSTIKGRMKANKTQIPVWAAGDIDVDPAVIGLAGSPTKVHRIFTPPQRSQGEMIEAATARDAVNQLLGKLSDAKLI
- a CDS encoding Butyryl-CoA:acetate CoA-transferase, coding for MMNWRLKYQDRIVSAQAAVRHVCSNDRIALGMAAGEPAHLVNALMERSTELQNVEIVHMLAIGSAPYVQKGMEKAFRYNGNFLSASTRAAVAEGRADFTPCFFHEVPRLFKDGYLPVDVAMIQVSPPDENGECSFGVSVDYIESAARTARLVIAQINTHMPRTGGTTISLADIDWIVEYDQPLPEIKPPVIGPVERAIGEHVATLVPDGATLQLGIGAIPDAVLLFLKDKKDLGIHSEMFSDGVVELVNAGVITNRKKSLHPNKFIATFLIGTKKLYDFVDNNPAVEMYPVDYVNDPYIIGRNNSMISINSALQVDLMGQVNAEMVGSKQFSGIGGQVDFVRGAGRSAGGKSIIAIPSTAAKGQVSRIVSCFESGTVVSTLRNDVHYVVTEYGIANLRGKSLKERAKALIAIAHPDFRSKLEQEAKSLRLL